The following are from one region of the Blastocatellia bacterium genome:
- the tuf gene encoding elongation factor Tu (EF-Tu; promotes GTP-dependent binding of aminoacyl-tRNA to the A-site of ribosomes during protein biosynthesis; when the tRNA anticodon matches the mRNA codon, GTP hydrolysis results; the inactive EF-Tu-GDP leaves the ribosome and release of GDP is promoted by elongation factor Ts; many prokaryotes have two copies of the gene encoding EF-Tu) yields ISKPGSINPHTKFKAEVYVLTKEEGGRHTPFFSGYRPQFYFRTTDVTGVAQLPEGVEMVMPGDNSQLEIELINPIAMEKGLRFAIREGGRTVGAGTVSEILE; encoded by the coding sequence GATCTCGAAGCCCGGGAGCATCAACCCGCACACGAAGTTCAAGGCGGAAGTGTACGTGCTGACGAAGGAAGAGGGCGGGCGGCACACGCCGTTTTTCAGCGGGTACCGGCCGCAGTTTTATTTTCGGACGACGGACGTGACAGGGGTGGCGCAGTTGCCGGAGGGAGTGGAGATGGTGATGCCTGGGGACAATTCGCAGTTGGAGATCGAGTTGATCAACCCGATAGCGATGGAGAAGGGGCTGCGGTTTGCGATCCGCGAAGGCGGGCGCACGGTCGGCGCCGGCACCGTCTCTGAAATCCTGGAGTAG